In Paenibacillus bovis, one DNA window encodes the following:
- the spo0A gene encoding sporulation transcription factor Spo0A has protein sequence MIRIMMADDNRDFVEMLSDYINGQPDMEIIGIGANGEDILQKLAFEAEDPPDVLLLDVIMPHLDGLGVLERLPELDLQPVPQIIMLTAFGQEHITQRAVELGAAYYMLKPFELNVLGSRIRQLVGNQKAVETAERAAAKKAAAGKKRKPPVNIDAEITSLLNEIGVPPHLKGFHYLRDAIHLVYHNIEMLGAITKLLYPQIAEKYHSTPSRIERGIRHSIEVSWTRGKREAIIDLFGYERKLKKTKPTNSEFIAVVADQLRVQHGKI, from the coding sequence ATGATACGCATTATGATGGCGGATGATAATCGGGATTTTGTAGAGATGCTGTCTGACTATATTAATGGGCAGCCCGATATGGAGATCATCGGGATCGGGGCAAACGGGGAAGATATTCTGCAAAAACTGGCGTTTGAAGCGGAAGATCCGCCGGACGTGCTTTTGCTGGACGTAATTATGCCGCATCTGGACGGCCTTGGCGTTCTGGAGCGCTTGCCGGAGCTGGATCTGCAGCCGGTCCCTCAGATTATCATGCTGACAGCGTTTGGCCAGGAACATATTACCCAGCGAGCGGTGGAGCTGGGTGCAGCTTACTACATGCTGAAACCGTTTGAACTCAACGTGCTGGGTAGCCGGATCCGTCAGCTGGTTGGGAATCAAAAAGCAGTAGAAACAGCGGAAAGAGCTGCAGCCAAAAAAGCGGCAGCCGGGAAAAAAAGAAAACCCCCGGTCAATATCGATGCAGAGATTACTTCATTGCTGAATGAAATAGGGGTACCTCCTCATCTGAAAGGCTTTCATTATCTGCGGGATGCCATCCATCTGGTATATCATAATATTGAAATGCTTGGTGCCATCACGAAACTACTGTATCCGCAGATCGCTGAAAAGTACCATAGCACACCCAGCCGAATTGAGCGAGGTATTCGTCATTCTATTGAAGTGTCCTGGACGCGAGGAAAACGCGAGGCCATCATTGACCTTTTTGGATACGAGCGAAAATTGAAAAAAACTAAGCCAACCAACAGCGAGTTTATTGCCGTGGTAGCCGATCAATTACGCGTTCAGCATGGTAAAATATGA
- a CDS encoding helix-turn-helix domain-containing protein: MLVITFEPFRAFYNTLGTSKSKKSRFDLLQEANISKDTANRIWYDGNVSLEIVNRLCQTYGLQLHEVITYVEE, from the coding sequence ATGCTTGTGATTACATTTGAGCCCTTTCGGGCTTTTTATAATACGCTCGGCACGTCGAAGTCGAAGAAAAGTCGGTTTGATCTGCTGCAAGAGGCTAACATTTCAAAAGATACAGCGAATCGCATATGGTATGATGGGAATGTATCACTAGAGATTGTAAATCGGTTATGTCAAACGTATGGATTACAGCTACATGAAGTGATTACATACGTGGAAGAATAG
- a CDS encoding phosphoadenosine phosphosulfate reductase family protein has translation MNCEIMIETQLERGQQDELLPLDQYDKVLIAESAGKDSMACLFHMLDLGIPKEKIELWHQSIDGGGEQHTEFLDWPVTESYIEAVGQLYGIKTTYQWRSHGIYGELLRQDSLTGDVYHLEDGEIRHWPTTRGKRSTRRRWPAMSADLRTRWCSAYAKIDVFARVLSNHPDYQGSKEKPLNILVVSGERREESANRARYHEVELHRCSNKKRRVHAWRPVIDWSERQIWDVYEKRRFLPHPAYLLGWNRTSCFGCIFSTADLWAMMREIAPDRFDRLVRMEKELQHTIDPKWTLEEKANLGSLKRLPTDARLSRWVELALNRSFVASDLIMEAWELPAGAMRGAAGGPG, from the coding sequence ATGAATTGTGAAATCATGATCGAAACGCAGCTGGAAAGAGGGCAGCAGGACGAGCTGCTGCCGCTGGATCAGTACGACAAGGTACTAATCGCCGAATCCGCTGGAAAAGACTCTATGGCCTGCCTGTTCCATATGCTGGATCTGGGTATTCCCAAGGAAAAAATCGAGCTGTGGCACCAATCCATCGATGGGGGAGGGGAGCAGCATACCGAATTTCTGGACTGGCCCGTGACCGAAAGCTATATCGAAGCAGTCGGGCAGTTGTATGGTATCAAAACCACCTACCAGTGGCGATCCCACGGGATCTACGGGGAACTGCTCCGGCAGGACTCGTTGACCGGGGATGTCTACCATCTGGAAGACGGCGAAATCCGGCACTGGCCCACCACAAGGGGCAAGCGCTCGACGCGCCGCCGCTGGCCGGCCATGTCGGCGGATCTGCGCACCCGCTGGTGCTCAGCGTACGCGAAGATTGATGTGTTTGCCCGGGTACTGAGTAATCATCCAGACTACCAGGGCAGCAAAGAAAAGCCGCTGAATATCCTGGTCGTCAGCGGCGAGCGGCGAGAAGAATCCGCCAACCGCGCCCGGTACCATGAAGTGGAGCTGCATCGATGCAGCAATAAAAAACGCCGGGTCCACGCCTGGCGCCCGGTGATCGACTGGTCCGAGCGCCAAATCTGGGATGTGTATGAAAAACGCCGCTTCCTACCGCACCCAGCGTACCTGCTGGGCTGGAACCGCACCAGCTGCTTTGGCTGTATCTTCTCAACAGCAGATCTGTGGGCGATGATGCGCGAAATTGCGCCGGATCGCTTTGATCGGCTCGTTCGGATGGAGAAAGAGCTGCAGCACACTATCGATCCCAAATGGACGCTGGAAGAAAAAGCGAATCTGGGGTCGTTAAAACGACTGCCGACTGATGCCCGGCTGAGTCGCTGGGTGGAGCTCGCTTTAAACCGCAGCTTTGTAGCCAGTGATCTGATCATGGAAGCCTGGGAGCTTCCGGCAGGAGCGATGCGAGGCGCGGCAGGCGGTCCGGGATAA